The nucleotide window TTATAAAAACTGGAAATACACCCTGGACCTGCTGTCCGAGTTGGTATCTTCAGACTTCAACCGTACCCTGCAGTCGGAGCTTTTTGTATCACCGGGATTCCATATCGGATTTGAGGACCGAAAGACCGGAAGTTTCACTTTATACGGAAACCGGCGGTTCACACCGCTGGCAATCGAAAATCTTTTGCAGAACTACATCTATCTGGGCAACCGCAATTTTACCGAAGGTACGGCCGGTTTTCAGCTGCTTCCCGATTACAGCCTCGGATTGTCCTACAGTTTAGGCGACCAACTCACTAAAAATCTGAACTTCAGTGTAAATTATATGCGTCTGGAGCGGTTTATGTCCAACAATTCACTGGTAAACAAAAACTACACATTCAACCAGACCATTCTGGTTGAGGATAATGATACATTCTTTGCCAATCTGGAGGTAAGAAGGTATGTACGTTTTGTAAAATCACGCTTCAGCCTGCTGGGTGGATTTATGTCTTCGGGCTATAAAAACAGCATTAACGGGCAGGAACTGGTAGAAAGTACATTTTCCAACAAAAAAGTAGGTTTTGAAATGAAATCCGGCTGGACTAAGAAAATCAATTATGAGCTGGGCTATGACTGGACATTTTCCAGATTGAAATCTGTTTCGTTCACGAATGACTATTTGGATCAGAAAGGTTTTTTTAATCTATACTACAACTTCAGCAGTGAATTCAGGATCCAGGGAAATTTTGAATACTATCATTTTGGCAATACGCCGCAGAAATCCACTCGTTTTCTGGATATTAAAGCGGATTATATGATCAAGAAATTAAAAACCAATGTTTTCCTCCGCGCCAACAACCTGCTGAACTCAAGCACCATTCAGCGCTATTCACTAACAAACGTGAGCGAAAGCATTTATACACAGCGCCTGATGCCAAGACATGTGGTTTTGGGAATTAACAAGAACTTTTAGAAAGGAAATTCAGCGGTCAGCCTTTTATCCTCATCCAGCCTTTCAATCAGCTTTTCCACCGAGTCAAACTTGATCTCATCATGCAGAAATTCACGAAAGTTTACTGAAATTTCTTCACCATAAATATCATCATTAAAATCAAGGATATAGACTTCGGTGGAGAGGGAAGTACCATTCACCGTAGGGTTGGTGCCGATGCTCAGCATGCCTTTATATTTCTGGTCTTTTACAAAGACCTCCACGATATAGGCCCCTTTCTTGGGCAGAAGTTTTAAGGGATCAGTCTCTATATTTGCCGTGGGATAACCGATGGTGCGTCCTATCTTTCTTCCATTGACCACTGTTCCTGAGACTGAAAATACATAACCCAGCATTTCGTTGGCCTCCTTTACATTTCCTGCGGCCAGCGCATTTCTGATCTGGGTGGAACTGATGTTTCGGTCGTGGTAATTCACCGCCTCAACTTGCTGCACTTCAAAACCGCATTCGGTGGACATTTCCTTTAAAAGGTTAAAATCACCGCTTTTGTTCTTGCCGAAGGTGTGGTCGTGACCAATGATCAGGTGCTTTACATTCAACTTCTCTACCAGGATCTGCTTTACAAATTCAGCACCGCTGAGATTGCGGAACTGTTCGTCGAATTCCTTCAGGAAAAGATGCTCCACACCATTTTTTTCAAGCAGATAAATCTTCTCGTCAATGGTGTTCAGCAGTTTCAGGTCGTCATTTGGGTTAAAAACTGTGCGCGGATGTGGCCAAAAAGTGAGGATGGCAGTCTGAAACCCCTTCTCACGGCTAATAGAATTAAGCTGGTTAATGATGGTCTGATGACCGCGGTGCACCCCATCGAACATACCAATAGAAAGCGCCAGCGGCGTTTTTTCCTGGTGTTCGTTAAAGTTCCGAAATATTTTCAAAAGGGTGACTTTTTGATGGTGCAAATATGATAAAAATCTTCTTTTGAACCAATTGCAGATTTGGGAACTTTGATTATATTTGCACAACGAAAAAATTTAGCAATGGCAAACCAAATTAAAGGAAAAATTTCGCAAATTATCGGTCCGGTAATCGACGTAGTTTTCAAAGGAGCAGAGGAGCTTCCGAATATTTACGACGCACTGGAAATCGCTAAAACCGACGGCAGCAAAGTGGTTCTGGAAGTAGAGCAGCATATTGGAGAAGATATGGTAAGATGTATCGCAATGGACGCTACTGATGGTCTTCAGAGAGGTCAGGAAGTGATTGCACAGGGACGCCAGATTACCATGCCTACAGGTGCGGAAGTATACGGCAGACTTTTTAATGTTGTTGGAGATGCTATTGACGGAATCCGCGAGGTTTCCAAAGAAGGTGGTCTTCCGATCCACAGAGAAGCGCCAAAATTCGATCAGTTATCCACTTCTGCGGAAGTTCTTTTTACAGGTATTAAAGTAATTGACCTTATTGAACCTTATGCAAAAGGAGGTAAGATTGGTTTGTTCGGTGGTGCCGGTGTTGGTAAAACGGTATTGATCCAGGAATTGATTAACAATATTGCAAAAGGTCACGGTGGTCTTTCGGTTTTTGCCGGTGTAGGAGAAAGAACCAGAGAAGGAAACGACCTTTTGAGAGAGATGCTGGAATCCGGCATTATTAAATATGGTGATGAGTTCATGCACTCCATGGAAAATGGAGGTTGGGACCTGTCCAAAATTGATCATGAAGAGATGAAGGACTCCAAGTGTACCTTCGTTTTCGGACAGATGAACGAACCACCGGGAGCAAGAGCGCGTGTAGCACTTTCCGGTCTTACGATTGCAGAATATTTCCGTGATGGTGACGGACAGGGACAGGGAAGAGACGTACTTTTCTTTGTTGATAACATCTTCCGTTTCACCCAAGCGGGTTCTGAGGTATCTGCACTTCTTGGCCGTATGCCTTCTGCGGTAGGTTACCAGCCAACGCTTGCCTCTGAGATGGGTGCGATGCAGGAAAGGATTACCTCTACAAAGAACGGTTCCATTACATCTGTACAGGCGGTTTACGTACCTGCGGATGACCTTACCGACCCGGCTCCGGCAACTACATTTGCCCACCTGGATGCTACTACTGTACTTGACAGAAAGATTGCTTCCCTTGGTATCTATCCTGCGGTAGACCCATTGGCTTCAACTTCCAGAATCCTGACGCCGGAAATCCTTGGTGAAGATCACTATAATACAGCACAGAGAGTGAAGGAAATCCTTCAGCGTTACAAAGCCCTTCAGGACATCATCGCGATTCTTGGTATGGAAGAACTTTCTGAAGAAGATAAACTGGTTGTTTACCGTGCAAGAAAAGTACAGCGTTTCCTTTCTCAGCCATTCCACGTAGCGGAGCAGTTTACAGGTCTGAAAGGAGCATTGGTAGATATTAAAGATACCATCAAAGGCTTCAACATGATCATCGACGGTGAGCTGGATCAGTATCCTGAAGCAGCCTTCAACCTGAAAGGAACCATTGAAGAAGCTATTGAAGCTGGACAGAAAATGCTGGCAGAAAACGCTTAATCAGACACAGGATCTCAGATCTCAGACTTTCTGAAATCTGAAATCTGAAATCTTCAAATCTAGATTGACATGAACATAAAAATTTTAACTCCGGAATTTGTAGTCTTCGAAGGCGAAGTGAAATCGGTTTTGCTTCCCGGGAAGAACGGTGATTTCCATATCAAGAAGGACCACGCTGCCATTGTTGCCTCACTGATTAACGGAAAGATCAGAATCTTTACAGATTCCATCGGAGAAAAGTATGCGGAGAAATTTGTTCGCGAGAACGAAAAGGAAAACGTTTACTCTTTCAAAGTGAAGAGCGGGGTTATTGAATTCAATAATAACCAGGGCATCATTCTGGCAGAATGACTGAATCCTGAATCCGAATAATAATAAGCTCCAGAGATGGAGCTTTTTTTATGCCTGACTTTCACCAATCCGAAAGTAGCGGTCGTGCTTTTTGTGGATATTTCTGTGTGCTATTAGTTCTTCATGTTCACCCCTAAGTGTAGCCAGGATATCACGTTGCACCTCCGTACTGGTAAGATAACCCCAGTGGTCTGCAATATCATGCAGCTTGCTCCCCAGGTCATTTTTGGTGTGCGAACAGTCTACAATTACAACATTGTCAGGCAGATTATTTATACCAGCAGGTCCGTATTTGCCAAGCCTGGGCGAGAGGATATTTTTGGAGAGAGTAGAGATGGAAAGTACATCATCACTTTTATGGATATAGACCGAAATCCGGTTGGCCAGTTTGGTCAGTTTGTATAGCGACTCATCTTCTTTGTCAAATGAATTGACGGAAATGTCGGAGTTCAGCAACATCACCTGGTCCAGGACTTTCATAATACTGCTGCTTTTCATGCAGATAAGTGCACTCCGCAGAAGCCGGTTTCCCATAGAATGAGCCATTAGATGAATGCGCTGACCGCAGAAATCAAGTTCGGGATCGGCCAATACCTGTTTAATAAATTCATTATACTTCAGCATCATCTTGTAAAATACCATACCCGCGTCTATGGAGTTTCTTTTGTCATCGATATAGGTATATGGGAACAGCGATTTAGACCCCGGCCAACTGAGCAAAAGCAGGTTCTGCACCGGAGAGTCGGGATTGTCTATGTATTGCCTTTTTAAGGTCTCAATGGCTTCCAGCTCATCACTGAACGTATAAGAATACCCATGAATGAACACGAGCAGATCT belongs to Chryseobacterium sp. and includes:
- a CDS encoding bifunctional riboflavin kinase/FAD synthetase, whose amino-acid sequence is MKIFRNFNEHQEKTPLALSIGMFDGVHRGHQTIINQLNSISREKGFQTAILTFWPHPRTVFNPNDDLKLLNTIDEKIYLLEKNGVEHLFLKEFDEQFRNLSGAEFVKQILVEKLNVKHLIIGHDHTFGKNKSGDFNLLKEMSTECGFEVQQVEAVNYHDRNISSTQIRNALAAGNVKEANEMLGYVFSVSGTVVNGRKIGRTIGYPTANIETDPLKLLPKKGAYIVEVFVKDQKYKGMLSIGTNPTVNGTSLSTEVYILDFNDDIYGEEISVNFREFLHDEIKFDSVEKLIERLDEDKRLTAEFPF
- a CDS encoding FoF1 ATP synthase subunit delta/epsilon, with amino-acid sequence MNIKILTPEFVVFEGEVKSVLLPGKNGDFHIKKDHAAIVASLINGKIRIFTDSIGEKYAEKFVRENEKENVYSFKVKSGVIEFNNNQGIILAE
- a CDS encoding alpha/beta hydrolase; amino-acid sequence: MAIFIISNREISQVKEGNKTLSKFCFESQTGTSSFRIAKYLGYQPPSAEGMHKKEYKKLLKTHSDSAHEILSDYFDYDYLPVKEVLLELKHKGKASPDKLNRLRGSQRMFYEFYSSMLETSAGKRGDLLVFIHGYSYTFSDELEAIETLKRQYIDNPDSPVQNLLLLSWPGSKSLFPYTYIDDKRNSIDAGMVFYKMMLKYNEFIKQVLADPELDFCGQRIHLMAHSMGNRLLRSALICMKSSSIMKVLDQVMLLNSDISVNSFDKEDESLYKLTKLANRISVYIHKSDDVLSISTLSKNILSPRLGKYGPAGINNLPDNVVIVDCSHTKNDLGSKLHDIADHWGYLTSTEVQRDILATLRGEHEELIAHRNIHKKHDRYFRIGESQA
- the atpD gene encoding F0F1 ATP synthase subunit beta, translating into MANQIKGKISQIIGPVIDVVFKGAEELPNIYDALEIAKTDGSKVVLEVEQHIGEDMVRCIAMDATDGLQRGQEVIAQGRQITMPTGAEVYGRLFNVVGDAIDGIREVSKEGGLPIHREAPKFDQLSTSAEVLFTGIKVIDLIEPYAKGGKIGLFGGAGVGKTVLIQELINNIAKGHGGLSVFAGVGERTREGNDLLREMLESGIIKYGDEFMHSMENGGWDLSKIDHEEMKDSKCTFVFGQMNEPPGARARVALSGLTIAEYFRDGDGQGQGRDVLFFVDNIFRFTQAGSEVSALLGRMPSAVGYQPTLASEMGAMQERITSTKNGSITSVQAVYVPADDLTDPAPATTFAHLDATTVLDRKIASLGIYPAVDPLASTSRILTPEILGEDHYNTAQRVKEILQRYKALQDIIAILGMEELSEEDKLVVYRARKVQRFLSQPFHVAEQFTGLKGALVDIKDTIKGFNMIIDGELDQYPEAAFNLKGTIEEAIEAGQKMLAENA